A genomic window from bacterium includes:
- a CDS encoding pitrilysin family protein: MKLTGYGMRHWAPGLALLASLVLSSPTASDLESRVTEFTLPNGLDVIVYVDSSAPIVSTNAYYKVGSYDEAVGHTGISHMLEHMTFKHTDIYKPGDFDRIVDSAGGNNNGFTTEPFTAYYEDFAKDRYDLALRIEASRMGKCVFVDSEFQSEHQVVSEERRLHDNNPGTELWEEFGAIALLVHPSRNPTIGWPFDVARYKVQDVQNWYEQHYNPANAVLVVAGDVRPADVKAKVQKYFGNLVGKPVTRADYYDAEPPQHGERSITVRKRVRIPSLMIGFHSPGVRDTAEFYAAEVAGSIAGGGRSSRLWKKLVTELGLATSVWAGNSVDHDPGLFQVGVTPKAESLIPRIEQVVQSELNRLGTEPASERELQRVRNQVLASQYFQRDDVSDMAYLLARSKILYGDWRAMEQYEPGIERVTAEQVRDFCHKYLVPDNRTTGILVSAKEAK, translated from the coding sequence ATGAAGCTTACCGGATACGGCATGAGGCATTGGGCGCCAGGCCTGGCCTTGCTGGCATCGCTCGTTCTTTCCAGTCCGACTGCCTCCGACCTAGAGTCTCGCGTAACCGAGTTTACGCTCCCGAACGGCCTCGATGTCATAGTCTACGTCGACTCTTCCGCCCCGATCGTCTCGACCAACGCCTACTACAAGGTGGGCTCGTACGATGAGGCGGTCGGGCACACCGGCATCTCGCACATGCTGGAGCACATGACGTTCAAGCACACGGACATCTACAAGCCGGGCGACTTCGACCGCATCGTGGACTCGGCCGGCGGCAACAACAACGGGTTCACGACGGAGCCCTTTACCGCCTATTACGAAGACTTCGCCAAGGACCGCTATGACCTCGCGCTCAGGATCGAGGCCTCGCGCATGGGAAAGTGCGTCTTTGTGGACTCCGAGTTCCAGAGCGAACACCAGGTCGTGTCCGAGGAACGACGGCTCCATGACAACAATCCGGGCACCGAGCTCTGGGAGGAGTTCGGCGCCATCGCCCTGCTGGTTCATCCCTCGCGCAACCCCACCATTGGCTGGCCGTTCGACGTGGCGCGCTACAAGGTCCAGGACGTGCAGAACTGGTACGAGCAGCACTACAACCCGGCCAATGCCGTTCTCGTGGTTGCAGGCGACGTACGGCCCGCGGACGTGAAGGCCAAGGTCCAGAAGTATTTCGGCAATCTGGTGGGCAAACCCGTGACACGTGCAGACTACTATGATGCCGAGCCGCCGCAGCACGGCGAGCGGAGCATCACCGTCCGCAAGCGTGTGCGCATCCCGTCTCTGATGATCGGCTTCCACTCACCCGGAGTACGCGACACGGCCGAGTTCTATGCGGCCGAGGTCGCCGGGTCGATTGCGGGCGGCGGCCGCAGCTCCCGCTTGTGGAAGAAGCTCGTAACCGAACTCGGGCTCGCCACATCGGTCTGGGCCGGCAACTCGGTTGACCACGACCCGGGGCTGTTCCAGGTCGGCGTAACGCCCAAGGCCGAGAGTCTGATTCCCCGTATCGAGCAGGTCGTCCAGTCCGAACTGAACCGGCTTGGGACCGAACCGGCCAGCGAACGGGAGCTCCAGCGGGTACGCAATCAGGTACTCGCCAGCCAGTACTTCCAGCGCGACGACGTTTCGGACATGGCCTACCTGCTGGCGCGTAGCAAGATTCTCTATGGTGACTGGCGGGCGATGGAGCAATACGAACCCGGTATCGAACGCGTAACCGCCGAGCAGGTGCGCGACTTCTGCCACAAGTACCTTGTCCCTGACAACCGCACAACCGGCATCCTCGTGTCGGCAAAGGAGGCAAAGTGA
- a CDS encoding pitrilysin family protein: MASSASALPLYRDSLPNGLIVLTYEDHRLPTASFSLVCRSGAACDPEGKAGTAALTAEMLTRGTATMSGDSISSLVEFLGGDFHGSASGDFMDLSTQVLSKDVPTALDLLADAALHPAFDPKELKLALDRFLSGAQRIKDSPNQQVDQEFIKLVYQGLPYGHPNYGDTLSIPLIKREDLLAFYNTYVKPNNCFIIAVGDVKRADLVAAVTQRLGSWTPAQVPQPKSLTATYPDRMKVKVITRSDMNQTYVEFGHPGITATDPDMLATRLMSYILGGSAMNSRLGNTVREKGGLAYDVRCWFDRNTLPGAYHATVQTANPKEAIAKMLRVIQVMHDSGAAAAELEKAQNYYTGSFPLTYSSTGGKRSQVLTMELFHYGMDWLDKFPDRVRAVTLDQVNKAASDHIKPGKYWMVILGPVTKEDLGLTDVEWIQ, from the coding sequence TTGGCTTCATCTGCTTCTGCCCTTCCTCTGTATCGCGACTCTCTGCCTAACGGTCTTATCGTCCTGACCTATGAGGACCATCGGCTGCCGACCGCCTCTTTCAGCCTGGTCTGCCGCTCCGGTGCTGCCTGTGACCCTGAAGGGAAGGCCGGCACCGCGGCGCTCACCGCGGAAATGCTCACCCGCGGAACCGCGACGATGTCCGGCGACTCGATATCGAGTCTGGTCGAGTTCCTGGGCGGCGACTTTCACGGGTCGGCGTCTGGAGACTTCATGGACCTGAGTACACAGGTCCTGTCCAAGGACGTCCCGACGGCGCTGGACCTGCTTGCCGACGCCGCGCTCCACCCGGCCTTCGACCCGAAGGAGCTGAAGCTTGCTCTCGATCGCTTCCTGTCCGGGGCGCAGCGCATCAAGGACTCGCCGAATCAGCAGGTCGACCAGGAGTTCATAAAGCTCGTGTATCAGGGGCTGCCTTACGGCCATCCGAACTACGGCGACACGCTCTCGATTCCCCTTATCAAGCGCGAGGACCTGCTCGCGTTCTACAATACCTACGTGAAGCCCAACAACTGCTTCATCATCGCAGTGGGTGACGTGAAACGGGCTGACCTCGTTGCGGCCGTTACTCAGCGCCTCGGTTCGTGGACCCCGGCCCAAGTGCCGCAGCCCAAATCCCTGACTGCCACCTATCCTGACCGCATGAAGGTGAAGGTCATCACCCGTTCCGACATGAATCAAACCTATGTTGAGTTCGGCCACCCGGGCATCACGGCGACCGATCCTGACATGCTCGCGACCCGCCTGATGTCCTACATTCTTGGCGGCTCGGCTATGAACTCACGCCTGGGAAACACGGTACGTGAAAAGGGCGGCCTTGCTTATGACGTCCGCTGCTGGTTTGACCGGAACACTTTGCCCGGCGCCTACCACGCCACGGTACAGACCGCCAATCCCAAGGAAGCCATCGCCAAGATGCTGCGCGTAATCCAGGTCATGCACGATTCAGGCGCGGCCGCCGCTGAACTGGAGAAGGCACAGAACTACTACACCGGCAGCTTCCCGCTCACCTACAGCTCGACCGGTGGCAAGCGGTCACAGGTCCTGACCATGGAGTTGTTCCACTACGGCATGGACTGGCTCGACAAGTTCCCGGACCGAGTGCGCGCAGTCACGCTCGACCAAGTCAACAAAGCCGCCAGCGACCACATCAAACCCGGCAAGTACTGGATGGTCATCCTCGGCCCGGTGACAAAGGAAGACCTCGGCCTAACCGATGTGGAGTGGATCCAGTGA
- a CDS encoding class IV adenylate cyclase: MHEVEVKILDIDRAAVEGRLAALGAELCFDGRLDASFFDFPTGHLGLAGSLLRLRQEGNRAVLTFKRRTEEEGAKVREENEVAVADFDACRKLLEAMGMIETSRVEKHRTSYRLGPATVVIDRYVGELSFIPEFVEVEAESVDAVRFVAAQLGFARTDLQPWGLAQLIEYYRSAAGGLT; the protein is encoded by the coding sequence ATGCATGAAGTCGAAGTCAAGATACTGGACATCGACCGCGCGGCGGTCGAAGGTCGGCTTGCCGCGCTGGGCGCCGAGTTGTGTTTCGACGGACGTCTGGATGCGTCCTTTTTCGACTTCCCAACCGGCCATCTTGGGTTAGCAGGGAGTCTGCTCCGCCTGCGCCAGGAAGGCAACCGGGCGGTCCTGACCTTCAAGCGCCGAACCGAAGAGGAAGGGGCCAAAGTCCGGGAGGAAAACGAAGTCGCGGTGGCTGACTTCGACGCCTGCCGAAAACTGCTGGAGGCGATGGGAATGATCGAGACATCGCGGGTCGAGAAGCACCGGACCAGCTACCGGCTGGGACCGGCGACGGTAGTGATTGACCGCTACGTCGGCGAGCTATCGTTCATACCGGAGTTCGTCGAGGTCGAGGCCGAGAGTGTCGATGCGGTTCGTTTCGTTGCCGCCCAACTGGGCTTCGCACGCACGGACCTACAACCATGGGGCCTGGCGCAGCTTATAGAATACTACCGAAGCGCCGCCGGCGGTTTGACCTGA
- a CDS encoding MBL fold metallo-hydrolase, translating to MNLGKFQLYSLSDGFFGLDGGAMFGVVPKPIWERTNQPDDRNRIRLALRPLLIVAGDERLLIDTGIGDKWDTRNTDIYRIEHTDTIESSLARAGFVPDDVTRVVLTHLHFDHAGATTKLDDSGRPVPRFPNARHYVQQKEWDAAVTPNRRTRASYVDDDFLPIQGAGLLELIDGDVELVPGIELKLTGGHTPGHQIVLLRDSTIRMMDTGIEEQSDRVTDSGHSIPGSLDPSIPVLAVFWADLIPTRSHIATPYIMGYDLLPLETMEQKEKLVGLAIAGRWVSFFEHDPDLASGVIEVENGKPFLRPFAE from the coding sequence GTGAATCTCGGCAAGTTCCAACTGTACAGCCTGTCCGACGGGTTCTTCGGACTCGACGGCGGGGCGATGTTCGGTGTCGTACCCAAGCCCATCTGGGAACGCACGAACCAGCCTGACGATAGGAACCGGATTCGACTGGCGCTAAGGCCGCTGCTCATCGTAGCCGGCGACGAACGGTTGCTGATCGACACGGGTATCGGTGACAAGTGGGATACCCGGAACACCGACATCTACCGCATCGAGCATACGGATACTATCGAATCGTCGCTTGCACGCGCCGGGTTCGTGCCCGATGATGTCACCAGAGTCGTGCTCACCCATCTGCACTTCGACCACGCCGGGGCCACGACCAAACTCGACGATTCCGGCCGACCCGTCCCCCGTTTCCCGAATGCGCGCCATTATGTCCAGCAGAAGGAATGGGACGCGGCGGTCACGCCGAACCGCCGCACTCGCGCCTCGTACGTGGACGACGACTTTCTGCCGATCCAGGGTGCGGGCCTGCTTGAACTCATCGACGGCGACGTCGAACTCGTGCCCGGTATCGAGCTCAAGTTGACCGGAGGCCATACGCCAGGCCATCAGATAGTACTGCTCAGGGATAGCACTATCCGCATGATGGACACAGGGATAGAGGAACAAAGCGATAGAGTGACAGATTCCGGACACTCGATCCCTGGATCCCTTGATCCCTCGATCCCTGTTCTTGCCGTCTTCTGGGCCGACCTGATCCCCACGCGTTCACATATTGCCACGCCCTACATTATGGGGTATGATTTGCTCCCGCTTGAAACGATGGAACAGAAGGAGAAGCTAGTGGGGCTGGCGATTGCCGGCCGGTGGG